The Microplitis demolitor isolate Queensland-Clemson2020A chromosome 8, iyMicDemo2.1a, whole genome shotgun sequence genome has a segment encoding these proteins:
- the LOC103573123 gene encoding uncharacterized protein LOC103573123, whose protein sequence is MALLPVKGSIPEGAIKLNRNEAFKYQYQQIKNWPHFSDIWSFKVGVPMLAGLAGISALMINRHFRIKLKLRRDGLIVSQIATAISSIMFATAPHLTYITQDLLLRITPCPLCIETRAGFLQVAGAVLYPCISAPLANFVIAARIGSYRLPHFANGQEILKLWLKFMKPMRDKFLMLTVINFMFAGCITYAEAKSVHTIRMKMLELANQAREENENK, encoded by the exons atggcATTACTACCGGTTAAAGGTTCAATACCTGAAGGTGCAATTAAACTTAATAGAAATGAAGCATTCAAATATCAATACcagcaaattaaaaattggccACATTTTAGTGATAT atGGTCATTTAAAGTAGGAGTCCCAATGCTTGCTGGTTTAGCTGGTATATCAGCTTTGATGATAAATCGtcattttagaataaaattaaaattaagacgTGATGGCTTAATAGTATCACAAATTGCTACTGCAATCAGTTCTATTATGTTCGCGACCGCACCACATCTTACt tatatAACTCAGGACCTTCTGTTAAGAATAACTCCATGCCCACTTTGTATTGAAACGCGAGCAGGATTTCTTCAAGTTGCCGGTGCCGTATTGTATCCTTGTATTAGTGCACCACTAGCTAATTTTGTT ATAGCAGCAAGAATTGGTAGTTATAGACTACCACACTTCGCAAACGGACAGGAAATACTCAAATTATGGCTTAAGTTCATGAAACCGATGCGCGACAAATTTTTGATGTTaacagttattaattttatgttcgCTGGGTGTATAACTTACGCGGAAGCTAAATCAGTTCATACAATTCGAATGAAAATGCTGGAATTAgctaatcaagctcgtgaggAAAACGAGAATAAATaa